One Paraburkholderia phytofirmans OLGA172 genomic window carries:
- a CDS encoding glutathione S-transferase C-terminal domain-containing protein has product MMKLIGSLASPFVRKARIVLADKKIDYELVPENVWAPDTAIHTFNPLGKVPCLVMEDGEAVFDSRVICEYVDTLSPVGKLIPPSGRERVEVRCWEALADGILDAAVLIRLEGTQRTPEQRVDAWVARQQRKIDEGLIAMSQGLGSKPWCTGNHYTLADIAVGCALGYLDFRMPELNWREGYPNLDKHFQKLSLRQSFIDTVPA; this is encoded by the coding sequence ATGATGAAACTCATCGGTTCGCTCGCCAGCCCGTTCGTGCGCAAAGCGCGGATCGTTCTGGCCGACAAGAAGATCGACTACGAACTCGTGCCCGAGAACGTCTGGGCGCCGGATACCGCGATTCACACCTTCAATCCGCTCGGCAAGGTGCCGTGTCTCGTGATGGAAGACGGCGAAGCGGTGTTCGACTCGCGAGTGATTTGCGAATACGTGGATACGCTGTCGCCGGTCGGCAAGCTGATTCCGCCGTCTGGGCGCGAACGCGTCGAAGTGCGCTGCTGGGAAGCACTTGCCGATGGCATCCTCGACGCCGCGGTGCTGATTCGCCTCGAAGGCACCCAGCGCACGCCCGAACAGCGCGTGGACGCGTGGGTCGCGCGGCAGCAACGCAAGATCGACGAAGGCCTGATCGCGATGTCGCAAGGCTTGGGCAGCAAGCCGTGGTGCACGGGCAATCACTACACACTCGCGGACATCGCGGTGGGCTGCGCGCTGGGCTACCTCGATTTCCGCATGCCCGAATTGAACTGGCGCGAAGGGTATCCGAATCTGGATAAGCATTTCCAGAAACTGTCACTGCGCCAGTCGTTTATCGATACGGTGCCGGCCTGA
- a CDS encoding aminopeptidase P N-terminal domain-containing protein, giving the protein MNQPTEPTIAIDVYRTRRERVLAALRAAGAGVAIVPTAPEKLRNRDADYPYRHDSYFYYLTGFTEPEACLVLDASAAPGEPASILFCREKNVERETWDGFRFGPDGAREAFGFDAAFAVGEVDTQLPHILADKPALHYALGTSAELDEQVRGWLDAVRAQGRSGVAAPTVARDLIPLLDEMRLIKDPHELAIMRRAGQISAQAHRRAMAACHPGVREYELEAELLYTFRKFGAQAPAYTSIVAAGANACVLHYPAGNAIAQDGDLILIDAACELDGYASDITRTFPASGRFTAAQRELYDVVLAAQQAAVDATRVGATFDDPHQAALRVLSQGLLDTGIIDRTKFASVDAVIAERAYAPFYMHRTGHWIGMDVHDVGDYRERGAPRDEAGALPWRTLQAGMTLTIEPGLYIRPAEGVPERYWNIGIRIEDDAIVTPAGCELITRDVPVAADEIEALMQQARAAQQTKR; this is encoded by the coding sequence ATGAACCAGCCGACCGAACCCACCATCGCCATCGACGTCTATCGCACGCGTCGCGAGCGCGTACTCGCGGCACTGCGCGCAGCGGGCGCGGGCGTCGCCATCGTCCCCACCGCGCCGGAAAAGCTGCGCAACCGGGACGCCGACTACCCCTACCGGCACGATAGCTACTTCTACTATCTGACGGGCTTTACCGAACCCGAGGCGTGCCTCGTGCTCGATGCAAGCGCCGCGCCTGGCGAGCCGGCTTCGATCCTGTTCTGCCGCGAGAAGAATGTCGAGCGCGAGACGTGGGACGGTTTCCGTTTCGGGCCGGACGGCGCGCGCGAGGCGTTCGGCTTCGACGCCGCCTTCGCCGTGGGCGAAGTCGATACGCAACTGCCGCACATTCTCGCTGACAAGCCGGCGCTGCATTACGCGCTCGGCACGTCGGCGGAACTGGACGAACAGGTGCGCGGCTGGCTCGACGCCGTGCGTGCGCAAGGCCGCAGCGGCGTCGCCGCCCCCACCGTCGCGCGTGATCTGATTCCGTTGCTCGACGAGATGCGGCTCATCAAGGATCCCCACGAACTCGCCATCATGCGCCGCGCCGGACAGATTTCGGCGCAAGCGCATCGCCGCGCGATGGCCGCCTGCCACCCCGGCGTGCGCGAATACGAACTCGAAGCCGAGTTGCTTTACACATTCCGCAAATTCGGCGCGCAGGCGCCGGCTTACACGTCGATCGTCGCCGCGGGCGCCAACGCCTGCGTGCTGCACTACCCAGCCGGCAACGCGATTGCCCAGGACGGCGACCTGATCCTGATCGACGCCGCCTGCGAACTCGACGGCTACGCTTCCGACATCACCCGCACCTTCCCGGCGAGCGGCCGCTTCACCGCGGCGCAGCGCGAGTTGTACGACGTCGTGCTGGCCGCGCAGCAGGCAGCCGTCGACGCCACCCGCGTCGGCGCCACCTTCGACGATCCGCACCAGGCCGCCCTGCGTGTGCTGTCGCAAGGTCTGCTCGACACCGGCATCATCGACCGCACGAAGTTCGCCTCGGTCGACGCGGTGATCGCCGAGCGCGCCTACGCGCCGTTCTACATGCACCGTACCGGCCACTGGATCGGCATGGACGTGCACGATGTCGGCGACTACCGCGAACGCGGCGCGCCGCGTGACGAAGCGGGCGCGCTGCCATGGCGCACGCTGCAGGCAGGAATGACACTGACCATCGAGCCCGGTCTGTATATCCGTCCGGCCGAAGGCGTGCCCGAGCGCTACTGGAACATCGGTATCCGCATCGAAGACGACGCGATCGTCACGCCGGCCGGCTGCGAACTGATCACGCGCGACGTCCCGGTGGCCGCCGACGAGATCGAGGCGCTGATGCAACAGGCCCGCGCGGCCCAGCAAACAAAACGGTAA
- a CDS encoding UbiH/UbiF/VisC/COQ6 family ubiquinone biosynthesis hydroxylase, with the protein MNDVPQSTVILKPAVSDRPFDFDVTIVGAGPVGLALAGWLARRSATQALKIALIDAREPEDSIADPRAIAVSHGSRMILEPLRWPADATAIQRIHVSQRGHFGRTLIDHGEHGLPALGYVLRYGAIVHGLAEAVHATSVHWFRSTSAAAPTQELDGVTLPIETAGITRHLRTRILVNAEGGLFGDQKTARSAGSSAGGGTRDYGQTALVGTVSVSAPQPHVAWERFTSQGPIALLPMGGVRGANYALVWCCAPEEAARRAQLTDDEFLRELGAAFGSRMGRFTQIKGRASFPLGLNAVDTLVKGHVVAIGNAAQTLHPVAGQGLNLGLRDAHALVDALSAEGPTPLALATFAQRRALDRRLTIGATDTLARLFTVDFPPLAALRGLALTALEFVPPVKTALARQMMFGQRR; encoded by the coding sequence ATGAACGACGTCCCCCAGTCGACGGTGATTCTGAAACCCGCCGTGTCCGACCGCCCCTTCGATTTCGACGTGACGATCGTCGGCGCCGGGCCGGTCGGGCTGGCGCTTGCCGGCTGGCTGGCGCGCCGCAGCGCGACGCAGGCGCTGAAGATCGCACTGATCGACGCGCGCGAGCCGGAAGATTCGATTGCCGATCCGCGCGCGATCGCCGTGTCGCACGGCAGTCGGATGATTCTCGAACCGCTGCGCTGGCCCGCCGACGCCACCGCGATCCAGCGCATCCACGTGTCGCAGCGCGGCCATTTCGGCCGCACGCTGATCGACCACGGCGAGCACGGCTTGCCGGCGCTCGGCTACGTGCTGCGTTATGGCGCAATCGTGCACGGTCTCGCCGAGGCGGTTCACGCGACCTCCGTGCACTGGTTCCGCTCCACCTCCGCCGCGGCGCCGACTCAGGAACTCGACGGCGTCACGCTGCCGATCGAAACCGCGGGTATCACACGCCACCTGCGCACGCGGATTCTGGTCAATGCCGAAGGCGGCCTGTTCGGCGACCAGAAAACCGCCAGGAGCGCGGGTAGCAGCGCCGGCGGCGGCACACGCGATTACGGGCAGACCGCGCTGGTCGGCACGGTCAGCGTGTCGGCGCCGCAGCCGCATGTAGCGTGGGAACGCTTCACGTCGCAAGGACCGATCGCGCTGCTGCCGATGGGCGGCGTGCGCGGCGCGAATTACGCACTGGTCTGGTGCTGCGCACCCGAAGAAGCCGCGCGGCGCGCCCAGCTCACGGACGACGAATTCCTGCGCGAACTCGGCGCCGCATTCGGCAGCCGCATGGGCCGCTTCACGCAAATCAAGGGGCGCGCGTCGTTCCCGTTGGGGCTGAACGCGGTCGATACGCTGGTGAAGGGCCATGTCGTCGCAATCGGTAATGCGGCGCAGACGCTGCATCCGGTGGCGGGTCAAGGCCTCAATCTCGGCCTACGTGACGCGCATGCGCTCGTCGATGCCTTGTCGGCGGAAGGCCCCACCCCACTGGCCTTGGCAACGTTCGCGCAACGCCGCGCGCTCGACCGGCGCCTGACGATCGGCGCGACCGATACGCTCGCACGCCTGTTCACCGTCGACTTCCCGCCGCTCGCCGCCCTGCGCGGCCTCGCTCTCACCGCGCTCGAATTCGTGCCGCCGGTGAAAACCGCGCTGGCGCGGCAAATGATGTTCGGTCAACGCCGTTGA
- the dusB gene encoding tRNA dihydrouridine synthase DusB, with amino-acid sequence MPTLGSHNLRNNLFVAPMAGVTDRPFRQLCKRLGAGYAVSEMVASNAQLWKSEKTMRRANHTGEVEPIAVQIAGADPAMMAEAARYNVANGAQIIDINMGCPAKKVCNVAAGSALLQNEPLVQRIVEAVVGAVGVGPDAVPVTLKIRTGWDRANKNALTVARLAEAAGISMLTVHGRTRADLYHGDAEYETIAAVKAAVRIPVVANGDITSPQKAREVLAATGADAIMIGRAAQGRPWLFREIEHFLQTGELLPPPRIDEIQQVMNEHLEDHYAFYGEFTGVRTARKHIGWYTRGLSGANVFRHRMNTLDTTREQLLAVNEFFDAQKAISDRLVYVDETLSKNDGEPDHTDRLAA; translated from the coding sequence ATGCCTACTCTCGGCTCCCACAATCTGCGTAACAACTTGTTCGTCGCCCCCATGGCCGGCGTGACCGACCGGCCGTTCCGGCAATTGTGCAAACGGCTGGGCGCGGGCTATGCGGTGTCGGAAATGGTCGCCTCGAATGCGCAGTTGTGGAAAAGCGAAAAAACCATGCGCCGTGCCAACCACACGGGCGAGGTCGAGCCGATCGCCGTGCAGATCGCCGGCGCCGATCCTGCCATGATGGCCGAAGCCGCTCGCTACAACGTGGCGAACGGCGCGCAGATCATCGACATCAACATGGGCTGCCCAGCCAAGAAGGTGTGCAACGTGGCCGCGGGTTCCGCCTTGCTGCAGAACGAACCGCTGGTGCAGCGCATCGTCGAGGCGGTGGTGGGCGCGGTGGGCGTCGGCCCTGATGCCGTGCCCGTCACGCTGAAGATCCGCACCGGCTGGGATCGCGCGAACAAAAATGCTTTGACGGTCGCGCGTCTAGCCGAGGCCGCCGGCATTTCCATGCTGACCGTGCACGGCCGCACCCGCGCCGACCTGTATCACGGCGACGCCGAATACGAGACCATCGCTGCCGTCAAAGCGGCGGTGCGCATTCCGGTGGTCGCCAACGGCGACATTACGTCGCCGCAAAAAGCCCGCGAGGTGCTCGCCGCCACCGGCGCCGACGCCATCATGATCGGCCGCGCCGCGCAGGGGCGTCCGTGGCTGTTCCGCGAGATCGAGCATTTCCTGCAAACGGGTGAGTTGCTGCCGCCGCCGCGCATCGACGAAATCCAGCAGGTCATGAACGAGCATCTCGAAGATCACTACGCGTTCTACGGCGAATTTACGGGTGTGCGCACAGCGCGTAAGCATATCGGCTGGTACACTCGCGGCCTTTCTGGCGCCAACGTGTTCCGGCACCGCATGAATACGCTGGACACCACGCGCGAACAACTCCTCGCCGTCAACGAATTCTTCGACGCCCAAAAGGCGATCTCCGACCGCCTCGTCTACGTCGACGAGACGCTCAGCAAGAACGACGGCGAGCCGGACCATACCGACCGACTAGCAGCATGA
- a CDS encoding Fis family transcriptional regulator: MSKNNIEQSVRDSLGIYFQDLDGSNPHDVYDMVISCVEKPLLEVVLEQAGGNQSLAAEYLGINRNTLRKKLQQHGLL, encoded by the coding sequence ATGAGCAAGAACAATATCGAACAATCTGTCCGCGACAGCCTGGGGATATATTTCCAGGATCTCGACGGCTCCAATCCGCATGACGTCTACGACATGGTTATTTCATGCGTGGAAAAACCCTTGCTCGAAGTGGTGCTCGAGCAGGCCGGCGGCAACCAGTCGCTGGCCGCCGAGTATCTCGGCATCAACCGCAATACGCTGCGCAAGAAACTGCAACAGCACGGTCTCCTGTAG
- the purH gene encoding bifunctional phosphoribosylaminoimidazolecarboxamide formyltransferase/IMP cyclohydrolase: MIKQALISVSDKSGIVDFAKSLSDLGVKILSTGGTAKLLADAGLSVTEVADYTGFPEMLDGRVKTLHPKVHGGILARRDLPEHMAALEKHDIPTIDLLVVNLYPFVQTVSKEECSLEDAIENIDIGGPTMLRSAAKNHRDVTVVVDPTDYAVVLDEMRANSNAVSYKTNFRLATKVFAHTAQYDGAITNYLTSLTDELQHSSRNTYPATFNLAFDKVQDLRYGENPHQSAAFYRDLSVPAGALANYNQLQGKELSYNNIADSDAAWECVKTFDVPACVIVKHANPCGVAVGADANEAYAKAFQTDPTSAFGGIIAFNREVDETAAQAVAKQFVEVLIAPSFSAAARQVFAAKQNVRLLEIALGEGHNAFDLKRVGGGLLVQSLDSKNVQPHELRVVTKRHPTPKEMDDLLFAWRVAKYVKSNAIVFCGNGMTLGVGAGQMSRVDSARIASIKAQNAGLTLAGSAVASDAFFPFRDGLDVVVAAGATCVIQPGGSMRDDEVIAAADEHNIAMVVTGVRHFRH; encoded by the coding sequence ATGATCAAGCAAGCGCTCATCTCCGTTTCCGACAAGTCCGGCATTGTCGACTTCGCCAAGTCGCTGTCGGACCTCGGCGTCAAGATCCTGTCGACCGGCGGCACCGCGAAACTGCTCGCGGACGCGGGCCTCTCCGTCACCGAAGTCGCCGACTACACGGGCTTCCCGGAAATGCTGGACGGACGCGTTAAAACGCTGCATCCGAAGGTGCATGGCGGCATTCTGGCGCGCCGCGACCTGCCGGAACACATGGCAGCGCTTGAAAAGCACGACATTCCGACGATCGACCTGCTGGTCGTGAATCTGTATCCGTTCGTGCAGACCGTGTCGAAAGAAGAGTGCTCGCTGGAAGACGCGATCGAGAATATCGACATCGGCGGCCCGACCATGCTGCGCTCAGCCGCGAAGAATCATCGCGACGTGACGGTGGTGGTTGATCCGACGGATTACGCAGTCGTGCTCGACGAAATGCGTGCAAATAGCAACGCAGTTTCGTACAAGACGAACTTCCGTCTGGCCACCAAGGTGTTCGCGCACACCGCGCAGTACGACGGTGCGATCACGAACTACCTGACGAGCCTGACCGACGAATTGCAACACTCGTCGCGCAACACTTACCCGGCTACCTTCAACCTGGCCTTCGACAAGGTGCAGGACCTGCGCTACGGCGAAAACCCGCATCAGAGCGCCGCGTTTTACCGCGACCTCTCCGTGCCGGCGGGCGCACTGGCGAACTACAACCAGTTGCAGGGCAAGGAACTGTCGTACAACAACATCGCCGATTCCGATGCGGCGTGGGAATGCGTAAAAACGTTCGACGTGCCGGCTTGCGTGATCGTCAAGCACGCGAATCCGTGTGGCGTGGCAGTGGGCGCGGACGCCAACGAAGCGTATGCGAAGGCGTTCCAGACCGACCCGACCTCGGCGTTCGGCGGCATCATCGCGTTCAACCGTGAAGTCGACGAAACGGCGGCGCAAGCGGTGGCCAAGCAGTTTGTCGAAGTGCTGATCGCCCCGTCGTTCAGCGCGGCGGCTCGCCAGGTGTTCGCGGCCAAGCAGAACGTGCGTCTACTGGAAATCGCTTTGGGCGAAGGCCATAACGCGTTCGATCTGAAGCGCGTCGGTGGCGGCCTGCTGGTGCAATCGCTCGATTCGAAAAACGTGCAGCCGCATGAGTTGCGCGTGGTCACGAAGCGTCACCCGACACCGAAGGAAATGGACGACCTGCTGTTCGCATGGCGCGTCGCGAAGTACGTGAAGTCGAACGCGATCGTGTTCTGCGGCAACGGCATGACGCTCGGCGTCGGCGCGGGCCAGATGAGCCGCGTGGATTCGGCGCGTATTGCGAGCATCAAGGCGCAGAACGCCGGTTTGACGCTGGCGGGTTCGGCTGTGGCGTCGGATGCGTTCTTCCCGTTCCGTGACGGTTTGGATGTAGTGGTTGCAGCAGGCGCGACCTGCGTGATTCAACCGGGCGGCTCGATGCGCGACGACGAAGTGATCGCTGCGGCTGACGAGCACAACATCGCGATGGTGGTGACCGGCGTGCGTCACTTCCGGCATTGA